One Williamwhitmania taraxaci genomic window, GTTAAGGTAAACAATCTTCATTTTGCAGCTAACCACGGCCATGCGCCCGGGTATCTGCTTAATGCCCGTAATTTCCCACTCAACCTGATCCCTCTTGTAGCCGGTTGTGCCGTCGTCCTTGTCGCACGACCAAAAGCCAAGCCCGATGGCTATGGCAAAAGTAAAAAAAAGTAGTCTTTTCATAGGTTTAATGGGCTTGCTGATAAATTTGACCAAACGGCGATATCTTGTGACAAAAATATACAAACTTTTGAACAAAATGCACTTGCGCAAAATAATTACGAATAATCCGTTACGGATTAAGCTTCCCATTGGTGAAATACCACAAATAAAATCAACAATTCCTAATTTTTTCAGGATCTAACTTCAACTACTCGAAGTAAAACTTTTTATCGATAAATACGCCCAAACCTGCACACCGATTCCTGCCATATGGTCCCCTAACGCTGACGGGAGAAGCTTCCGTGCTATTGGTCGGCACACAATACCGCCAGCAATAATACGACACAAGCAAGAAAGTCGCGTTGGAACCGTATTGAGCAGGCCAGAGTTGCAACAACAGCATGGCCCTTGCATTTAGATACTTTCAAGTTTTATTAACACTAGAAGGTTATACTAGAAAACAAGAAAAGGCAAGGTGCTACCTATTGTTTTGTCCATGAGTGAATACCACTATAGCGGTTGCCATGGTGGTTCGGAATCTTACCCCATTCCGCTAAATTGAATTCTGCTGCTTTTAGAATAGGCAAAAAGTGCATTTCGAGTGCATTCAATGTGCCCTCAAAGTGCGTTTTTTGTCCAAAAAAGTGCGTTCAAAGTGCGTTCAAAGTGCGATTTTGTTCGAAAAAGTGCGTTTTGGGCCAAAAATCGCTTAGGGGATTGATGCACCACGGTGTAATCCGCTCGCGGTTGGCTCTTTTCCCAACAAATAGTGCGTGCTCATGGACCTATTTACCACCTTCTTTTATTCGAAGAGAATGTTCTTACTTCCGTATTAAGTAATCGGCTATATCAAAACCGTTTTCGCGCTCTTCATCGGTGGCCACATTCTCCAGCAGCTCCGAAACGGTAACCTTCACCCCCATAAACCGTAAAAATTCAGCCTTCCGGGTCCAGCTTTTAAAGGCGGTGTCGCCGTTGAATGAGTTTGGTAGCGATAGATCAGGGTATAGAATTACCTGTCGTCCGATTAACGGTTTAAACTTAGCTGGGTTGGTTGCAGGGTTAAGCAGCTCAAGTCCTCCGGTCGCCAACCAAACTACGCTGTCGATAAAGCGAGAAGCAATGATGGCCGTCTTCTCGCTTTCAACAATTGCAACGCCCTTTTCCCTGTTCTCCTCTAGCCCCAACAGGTGTTCTCCGAACAGGCATTGGGATAGGTTGAAGCCCTTCAAACCCATTACCGCGTGGACCCAAGTCTGCTTTTTATGCTGTCGTTTACCTGTTTCGGAATTGTAGAGCATTACCTTACCCGACCGAACGTTGCTCTGCAAATCTACCTGCCAGTAAACCGATGCTCCGGCCCAGTGCTTAGATGTACCTACGTAGTATTTGGCCAGAATTGCTTCAGCCTCTTTCATGCCAACAAGGTTGCAAAGGAATAGGTAAAGATTATTCTCTGGGTAGTGGCTCATGGATTTGCTCAGTAGCGCCCAATTCATAAAAGAAGGGGGTATAACGGGTTTTGGTAGTGCCGACGTTATTCGCTCATTAGCATGCGCCCCTGGATTCTCCCGAATGTAATCCCCGTTGCTATAGGCATAGCCGCATTTATCCTTACGGTTGCAGATGCCAACATAGGGCGGTAGCCTTTCTCCGGTTTCGGGGTGAACATACCGCGTAAACTCACCCGCCCGATTACACTTTGGGCAAGTAAAACGGCTTTTCTTTCCGCTGTATTTTTCTAAGGTAAACTCGATTGGATTTTTCATTTTATCTGTTCTATGTGACCTTGAATTACTGTCGAAGTGTTCTTTTTATAATGCTTACTATCTTTTACTTACACTGATTAGAACACTTAGAACACATAGAAATCAATAAAAGAGGTAAGCAATATTGAAAAGGACAAACAACTGGTCATTTGTACTCATTTTCAAGGTGTTTACCAAAATGCACCCATCGAACACTGGTGGATCTACTCGAGGAATACTTTCCGCCGTAAGCTTCACAGTACTGCCTTAGGTGTCTTAAAAAATTCCTATCCGATGAAAACCGCTTATTTCCCTCATAATCTGGATTCAGCTTAATGAATTCGCTCTGAACATCGTCCTTTTTAAAATCCTGATTCCACTTAAGCTCCCCGGCACTAAACTTATCATCGAGAAACTCCACAAAGTCCATGGAGGTAGCATCGACGAGCTTTCGTTTCTGGAGGTTTATCTGAGCGGGCTCCCGTAATCCATTCCTAAGGAAATAGCACGCGCTGAATGCCATAAAATTGTCAAACAAGTTCCACTGGGCTGCATTCCAACCCGAGAAAAACCAATGCCCAAACTCATCGGCTGGACTATACGTATTGCTGTAGTGCTCGGCCACCTCATACTCTAAAACCCTATCCTGAGCGCTGGTGCCTTCCACG contains:
- a CDS encoding DUF6371 domain-containing protein, with amino-acid sequence MKNPIEFTLEKYSGKKSRFTCPKCNRAGEFTRYVHPETGERLPPYVGICNRKDKCGYAYSNGDYIRENPGAHANERITSALPKPVIPPSFMNWALLSKSMSHYPENNLYLFLCNLVGMKEAEAILAKYYVGTSKHWAGASVYWQVDLQSNVRSGKVMLYNSETGKRQHKKQTWVHAVMGLKGFNLSQCLFGEHLLGLEENREKGVAIVESEKTAIIASRFIDSVVWLATGGLELLNPATNPAKFKPLIGRQVILYPDLSLPNSFNGDTAFKSWTRKAEFLRFMGVKVTVSELLENVATDEERENGFDIADYLIRK